TCAGAGAAGGCTGTCTGTGTGTCGCAGAGGCCCTCAATGTGGCTCAGGTCATCCAGGAGGGCTGAGACGGATGTGCACAGAGGGGCATCAGGGGCCACTGGAAGGGGGTCAACAGGAGCTGGAGAAGGCGGTTCTGGGGGGGACGGCTCCAAGGCCATAGAGGACTGAATTCGCCTCAAGGTGTTGACCACCAGGACAAGGTGTCGGAGATCTGGCTCACCCCTCCGAAGGCCATGGTGGAGTTTGAATATAGAGAGATTGAAGAGAGAGCTGGGGGGCAAGGGTGCTGGGCTAGCCCCCTCCTCAGGGCTTGGGCTAGGGGTGGTTTCTTCTAGCCACCAGTCCTGTGAGGTCaggtcttcctcctcttcctcctctctcttacGTTTCACACCTTTGCCCAACATGGGTCTGTGGAGAAAGGGGTAGATGGGGTCAGAAAATGGACTTTCCAGAGCATTGCTCTGGTTCCCCTCATCCCACGACCCTGTAAAACCCTGGTTCTGATTCTTTGGGACAAAGAATCCCAGAACGAAGAGTCTTGAAAGACCCTCTGAAGCAGGAAGCCTTAACCTGGGGCtctatgaacattttaaaaaatagctgtATTCTagtattggtttcctttgaaaggATCTGTCTTTTATTTAATGCACTAAACATTGTTCTGGAAggggtccacaggcttcaccagact
This genomic window from Gracilinanus agilis isolate LMUSP501 unplaced genomic scaffold, AgileGrace unplaced_scaffold58182, whole genome shotgun sequence contains:
- the LOC123256369 gene encoding SERTA domain-containing protein 1-like — encoded protein: MLGKGVKRKREEEEEEDLTSQDWWLEETTPSPSPEEGASPAPLPPSSLFNLSIFKLHHGLRRGEPDLRHLVLVVNTLRRIQSSMALEPSPPEPPSPAPVDPLPVAPDAPLCTSVSALLDDLSHIEGLCDTQTAFSEDIPLSRPPETGLDPGRPAPLGSLELLLEDGLEGLFDDIDTSMYDCELWPNLKTDSGETEDKIQGQGLDVSELDYLMDVLVGTQTL